aaacttgtaggaccgggctctagccggccgtccatgccctagccggtcccacacgcccattattttattattatttggtgtttggtttcctgatttcatgaaaactccctgattgcaacaaaatatcttggttttcaacaaatccctttgattttatgaaaaattatctaaaatcatcaaaattacataaaattgggaagagtgccttggggccgCGCCCATTAGCTGGCcgaccatgccacggccattggcGGTCCCGCACTCccatttcctattttatattttaatttatgtctctcatctcatggaagttctcaaatttcgccaaactctccagtttcatggaatttcccttaaattagagaaaaatgcataaaatcacataaaactgggaaaaatacataaaatcacataaaatctCCAGTGTCAGCCGGCCgttcatgccctagccgtggccggtcccacaccggcacatccccttgaccgaccaagggtgaccctgaggcttgcaaacagctggtcccgcatgttttaatgattttaacctaattttctcagttgctcatattaggttcgaactctttccaaacaattggaagttcgctcaaacgaccatctactggtcccacgaccatcaagagccggtctcatgacctcttggtcggcccctcatattttctacatcaggttttatgatttgttgctcacacgagcattatttcagtaaatgattaaaccagcatttaatcattctttcaccaactggtcctcgagagactttggtatttttttcccattcgagcatctgggagtTATATGGtgaactcgtcatcccatgtatccggtcccgtgttgatttgcaataaatcatcattttggtaaaatttgggttttgaatccagagctctgtagaaacgtgattctgtgcagattcgaacactctgataattttatgttgattccatgattgatattcatatttattttggtcgacccagcagtcagtaacttaaattaatattttatttggcccagctaccaacaattcatcaaaagaacaatatttgcttgaactagcaatattctctcgaaccgacaatatttattcaattagcaatattcgctcagactagcaatatttgctcaaatcaaagaatattggttcaactaccaatattcaacaatttagcaacacatttttgctcgtcttaggttataatgatacctcgtctcagcagaaatattaaattcatgagtttcgaaacatttgctaatcatgttcaactcagtgctacatggactcatcgtcccataaagtcagcaactgactccacaatcacgagatttcaatcgtgtcacatggggggatattaactagggttttggtctggcggtctacggcacgtgtgtgcacccacgacgagaatgtgagcaagtcgtgcaatcagttggaagagtcagcaaagtagtgggtggaaagtttaccaagtctccgcacgatgagcaattggttttaacacgatttccccatttcccactctctgattccagcaactgtcacacttcatgggatcatggtgttttcaactccggcattataaaatgtctccgaatcctgattgaaaaagaggttttttcgaacaatcgaacatcATTCGCccaaacgagcaatttctcatcaaagttcatacaaacaatctttcgtctacacgaactcacagaaattactctcaattgagaaaaattcaatcattcagaacattttcacgctgaattcacaacacacctacaatctcagatcaccattgatctcacgcatttctcagcttctctcctacagatcaacccatcctctcttgtgaccgaattgactctggaacgaccattgttcttggtttaggccgaggtcttacagattgatctctcgaacttaaagaactcccttcttgcagtgcatctgtgtgaggttcaacatttcgctcggtttaaggagtctccacacggtcgactcttcaattccgtaaaaaccagcaaatcgtttttccccactcacactgACCTTCcattctttgtacgtgtctaaatatgtgcttttagagtgtgtgtcaccgtacgtaacctctgggtagaatggtgagctacccaacctcccaccaatataagaaatactttgatctcttgaatgcttttttatcaatcatgatggtgatatcgaattgctaacttacataccacttgtaatcttgttcgcagttagcaccatccactttatctctctctacaccgacaggtccatagaaacaccatcatcatcaacaagaggagcatcacaaattcgaaggaaagttgaagacgttcaaggtttacaagcaacgttacagaaatgagcatatttcagattcaagtaaagcaacaagacaaggggaagaatttttacaagttgaatacTTATGTACAAGAACGAAGATTACCAAGATGAGAGTTTAAGAAGTTtacgatatcgagacatacaCGTTGTGAAgtatcaagcggtaaagtacttacaccatggccatttgtatttattttatatttatttccagtttgtgtttatttctcttgtctcattacaaaaaaaagtcaaaaaaaaaaagacaagagaaaattttgttaggttcattattagttttattattttgtttcgttttcattttgtatttgttttatttttcttgtctcaattcaaaaaaaaaaggaaaaaaaaaaggaaaaaaagaaaagaaaaagacaagaaaaatttgttgtttcatattttggtttgtttttgtaAATGGGAAAAAACGGCTCGCTGGTTTTTCAAGGAATtaaagagacgagcgtgttgtcgagactcctcaaccgagcaaactgttcaacctcacacagatgcactgcaaagggagcgcttatattcgagagatcaatctgtaggactccggcctaaaccaagtcaatggtcgttccagagtcaattcggtcgcaaagagggagatgggttgatctgcaggagggaagctgagaattgcgtgggatcaatgatgatcaaggattgtggatgtgttgaaggtttctgcaagttttctgtgaactgatgagttcgaataagttctgggagattgacgaattcttgagagtaaatgctcgagaaattctgtgtagacgaatgttgatgTCAATCACGGATTCAGAGATTTATTTGTATTGTCAGAATGGTAAAACCTTGATTCCTGTAAGTGTGAGGTTTCTTGAGTGaatgagtggggaagtgggaaatcgtggtaaaaccagttccaggtcgtgcggagacttggttaaccgttcacccactactttgctaactccttcaaccgtttgcacgacttactcacattactcatcgtggatgaatccacatgccgtaggccgccagaccaaaaccctaattgatatccctccATGTggcgtgattgatgtctcacgaatcgtggagcctgcatgacagacgtgtatttaattagtcagtttttgactgtttagacaatgagtctaggttttgttgaatcgagcatgagtgatcgaatgctcaatGGAACATGTTAGacgaatattgtaaattcgagcaactgggAAAGTAtttgctcgacgaattactgatattgatagttggaccaatattcgagcaattgagcaagtattgctcaattcgacgaattactgaatattaatagttgggcaattgagcaagtatcgctcaattcgacgaattaatgaatattgatctatcaatattcgatcaactaagcaaatattgctcaattccacgaattactgataaattactggatattgatagttgtatcaatattcgagcaactgagcaagtattgctcaattcgacgaattatttgtTGGAGTCGtggcccaataaaatattaattaaaatattggtagactacataatattatataattaatctagaatttgattgttggatcaacataaatttattagtgtttgaacttgctcataaagatgaattcgtgaagcgtttgttcgaaaccctaatttttgatcaatcgttcgtcaattgatgaattgctgaaaccagttcatgagtgatagagggaccgaacATATGGGATGATGGACATCGATGTGGTgtccaagtgctcaagtgagcgtgcgccagggtcctgagttgaccagttgttgaaagaatgatgattaaatgccagtttcatcatttattgaaatagtgctcgattgagcattaggtgatagaacctaattatgaaaaagtGAGGGATCAACCAAGAGGACACAAAACCGACCCTTGGGggtcgtgggaccagtatattgatagttgggcaattgagaaagtatcgctcaattcgacgaattactgaatattgatagaccaatattcgagcaactgagcaaatattgcttaatttgacgaattactgataaattactgaatattgatagttgtatcaatattcgagcaactgagcaagtattgctcaatttgatgaattatttattggtgtcgtggcccaataaaatattaattaaaatattggtagaataccgaatattatataattaatctagaTGTTTATTGTTGGATCAAAATAAATGTATTAGTGTTTTACCTTGCTCAGGATGATGAATTCgtgaagcgtttgttcgaaaccctaacttttgatcaATCTTTCGTCaactgatgaattgctgaaaacagTTCATGAGTGATAGAAGGACCCACCATATGGGATGATGGATATCCATGTGGTTTCCTAGTGTTCAAGTGAGTGTGCGCCAGGGTCTtcagttgaccagttggtgaaagaatgatgattaaatgccagtttcatcatttattgaaatagtgctcgattgagcattaggtgataaacctaattatggaaaagtgagggatcgACCAAGAGGACataaaaccggcccttggtggttgtgggaccagcaaatggtcgtttgagaaaattctAAGTCGGTTGGAAAGAggttggacccaatatgagcaattgagcaaattaggtcaaaattatgaaaaagtgtgggaccagctccttgcaagccttaggccatccttggtcggtcaaggaagcatgcccgtgtcaccataatgtccatgtctcagtcttgagagtttcggcattttctgatgtgcgtttgagcaatatctcggattttcagaagagttcgatctttgaaaattcttgattttgctcgaatgagcaagtagaactttgctcgtttgatcaaaattcagaaaatattaaaataatgatattttaatatttggggtgagtagcctagtcggtcatgtgatcaTTTGACTTtgtggctttttcatggtttgagcaatatttgagaaaatatgaggaaaccatgatttttgcttaaACTgaagagtttcatgagatgagagaaataataattatgaaaaattagggattataaggtgtggaatcggccatggctagggcatggccggctggccaagtagcccggtcccacaacacctttccctattttatattattatttttcatgaaactatgaaactatggagaaaccatgagttttgttgaaaaggggaagtttcatgagattagggaaataataattatgaaaggacaagggattgcaaggtgtgggaccggtcacagccagggcatggccggccggctaggttgcccagtcccgcgacacctttccctattttatattattttttctcatgaaaccatgaaaatatggagaaaccgtgagttttgctcaaacaaggaaagttgctagaatgaaggagttttcatgagttcatgaaaataacaaaaataaagaaaaataatggaagaggcatgggaccagccacggccgAGTCGGTgagcccggcccatgggcgcctctttattattttaatgttattattttctctctcctattttgtgtaggattcctcgtttgtccatattttcgaatgctcgttcatgcatcattgttgagtacacttgcaccattttatggggcttactcagtgatattCCAGATGCccaattgttgagtatttattactaatttatgaaattcagtggagaatgattcatgaaactgagtaataaaaatgagtagttgtttattatcaatccataggatcagtcgtgaattcgaccatggattcggaataataaaatgagcattaccatcctaggggatcgtggattcgaccataaaatcagagtaattaactattaccattccatgagattagccgtggattcgatcatgaaatcggagtaatgagattatctattaccattccatgagatcaatgTGGatccgatcatgaaatcggagtaatgagataaaatagattatcttctaggaattcaatagtgaatgtcacgatagaattaatctattgcagaagggatattagccagttaaagcgtcatacccattttgaaggtgcatagtcaggaaacaacgagtgttgccgaagtcatgaagacgttaatgctctcaatcttacggagaactgtctggatctatacacggtctctctacatagtcagggaacagtgagtatcaccgacgtcctgaaggcgttattgctctcaatcttacggagaaccgcccaatcgttcttctatattgaggtgggtctctctcatgtgGTCAGGGAACAATaggtatcaccgacgtcctgaaggtgttaagtccgcaatcatacggagaaccgcccaattatgttattctacataggtcatgatgaaatgcggggtgtcgaacgctcagctagtggaggcctttcgagaaacatattcatcatggctcttaaaatatgaatcgtcacatgcctgaagccgtgtcagaaacatgcagtatcatgtttTACgactttgacctttgttgaaaatctaccatcaacattaagtcccctacttagtgagggacaatcatgttccgcagtaagcattagatggtgatttttggtcgacgagatcagtggttgaactcagttgtacaaaggtatattcagaatcctcgatttgctccaatggtgtcatgtacaagcaaatgTCTAGGTGAAGATcgtgatagtatgatagagtgtcatcccgtgaacacggagagatgaggcaGTGCTGATTTGGTCGGTTAAAAGTCCGCTTTTGGTCGGTTAAAAGTccggttttggtcggtttagcgttcgcgggcccaagcccaaaaaaggaaacccatgttttattaggttttggaaataaaattgatataaaaggtaagtaaccttaaaattttttatttatttttgatttgatcGACCAGTCACTCCCACGTCCGAGCAGCAGGAGGAGAAAATTTCACGCCGGGAAGACAGTCGTTGGCGACAACctgccggccaaattccggccgacaCCGACAGGTACGcccagatttttctttttttttttgctgtaagTTCATGAGTTTTCcatgagttgttcaaaacaaaattttatgtatGTATGCACGTGTAGGTTTCATGAAGaaattagtttaagaaacaagcaataatccctaacatgaaaaagatACATGAATCCTTGAATAGACATGATTTAGTTGAAGTAGATAagattttgtttatgaagttttatgaaaatccaaatttgttttcaaagcatGATCTTTCACACAAATACCTTTAGGAATCGTATACTCGTTTGTAGTAgaagtaataaataatgatccttagagttagaggaatttttgaaaagacctgtagtCCGTGATAAAACTTCGTTTATGAATTCTCTAAATTTTACTTGGAATATGTAGACCTTTACAAAAATAGAAAAGTCCCTCGTTTCATAGacgaatgctcgtttgagcaaaaagtttttttttttttaaattacgtgacttattcacgttttgttttattttatttattttttaaaaaaacaaaatcaaattttgatttatgaaaattgttgaaagaaaacaataattttaTGAGTTCGTAGTGCATATATGAGTTTGGCGATTTTATAGTGCTCGTACACGTAAAAAATCAGTGAACATTCACATGGAAGGTTATATGAAtcattcatggttttatgaaaagtAGGGTGTTTGACTTTGAattttttgctcgtctttgcaggtttgaataaacgagcaagttttcagagttttacgttgttatcactaagttcgtgaaacgtaaataataggtaagagttgaggattaccatttttgttgtgaATTCGATATTAACATATCTGTAACTGTGCGCTTCTGGTtccagataatggtgacttccatcagcagtgattatgattattccTCTAGCTCTTCTGACGAGGATTCCAAAGTTCCAGAGACGAAGATTTCTGCAGCAGAATCTCGTGCCAAGATGGACCAATCATTGAAGAAAGCTAATGAAGCCATAACGACATGTCTCTTGATCAACTGAAGACTGCCTGTGATACATTCTCGAAGAGGATAGCCGAGAATGAGACAGTAGATCGGTACCGGGAGAAGAGGCTTCAGATTCAGCGCAGACAGTTAACTGCCGAGGAGAAGCTTcgctctcgtcctgatggtgtagCTTCGGATTCAtacgctgaagaagaagaacccgtATGGGAGCCAAGGGAACGCAAAATTAAGCCACACCGGCTTACCAGGGATATTGAACGATTAGTTGAGGCTGATCTTGAAGCTGAACGCAAAAAAGAAGAGTATTGGGATGCAATGTACATCGATTCTGATGAGAGAGATGACTTTGGTGACGATTCTAACAGTGATTCTGAGGAAGAGCTTGAAGAGGATTCCACGAAAGACGATGATGGTGATGACGAGTCCGACGATTAGTCGTGAATCTTCAGAGATTATTTACTTTCTGTTGAAGTTGGCATTATCTCCTTATTTGATTAGTTTGACCGTAGAGATATTTGgagattattatttatttatttgttgaaCAATCCCTTATCACATCCTCTATCCAGTTCTCTTCATGCCTTCAATTGAACGAATCCATATCCTCGTGTATGAAAATTAGTCGTGATCTTCGAAAGTATGACTGTACGAGCAAACTAAGGaaacatgattttcacaaaacctgTTCTTAGTCAAAGTATCGACTAGTTGAACTGTTAGTCCCCAGTGTTTTCGCTCTTCTATTTTATCACATAATCCCATTTGAGATCCTCTCAGTAGAAAACACAACTGATTTGACCATTCGTAGAAGATAAATATCCATCGTCTTAAGTTTCGACTTCGAAAACTTAGGGTTTCATACTTATACAACACATCTTATTCGGCTGTACATTATCATAAGAAATTTTGATCATAATCATACCTCTCATCATCATGTCTGGTAGCAGTGCTTCTTCTCGAAATGAATCCTTGGCGAAGCACGAAGTTGGGACGTCCATCTTGGTAGGTAACATGCTTTCCTTATTTCCATGTAATCATAAAGTTTAATCAGAGAAAGTGATTTATTGCAGGACAATCACGGGAATCAACTCTGTTCAAGatctaagcggactgttagagctcccgcTTGTTATAAGCttgctcgtgctgaagctgggaCATCGGTAAGTCCCTGACCGAAACTTCCCTCTGATCGATTGTTTTATATAAATTTTCTGAAGTTAAATATTTCATCGTTCCAGGTTAACGTTCATGTTGTTGTCGAAGCTAGGAAGAAGAAAGATGGGAAGTCCGTGGTGATTGCAGCTGATGATGATGGTGCAAACCGTGAGAAATCAGAGGATTCTGTAGCCGCCGATTCCAGGATTTCTGTTCGTAAGTATCCAGCAGCCGGACTCCCGTTCGATACTCCCATGGCTAATGTTTGCCCAAACAATCAAATGGTTGGTGGTTTCATCGTCCCTAAATGTTATGCATCTCTttacaccaagatatggaagaGGTACGGGCATATTGCTACCACCGAAGTATGGagagtgaaaaagcgggagtctaacaacaccacccaatatttcgattagcaatctgtatggaccaactccgaaacactttctagagaatcaactagacagtcatactcaatctaggtgaaagtatctcaaggagttaatatctctcttcttgttttgattcactcaatctaatagaaatcagcgagtctataatcaaacacaaggaataacttggacagtaccaaataccaatgtccaaggatcaatcaatattattcaacaaccaaaggtcgtatttctaattgattgattcaaatgcacaacctgtattatttcaattatataaacaaatataacgcggaaatagaaataacacagacaccagaattttgttaacgaggaaaccgcaaatgcagaaaaaccccgggacctagtccagattgaatacacactgtattaagccgctacagacattagcctactccaagctaacttcggactgaactataactgaaccccaatcagtatcccactgatccaaggtacatttgtactccctatgcctctgatcccagcaggatactgcgcacttgattcccttagccgatatcacccacaactaagagttgctacgacctaaaatcgcaggctttaacaataaacaaatctgtctcacacagacaagtctatcaaaggatcaatctatctcccacagaaaaaccctaaaagtttttgttttgtcttttgataataatcaaggtgaacaggaaccaattgataatctggtcttatattcctgaagaacgacctagattaatcaatcacctcacaacaatcttaatcgtatggtaacgaaacaagatgtcgtggaatcacaaacgatgagacgaaggtgtttgtgattactttttatatcttgcctatcggagaactctcacgatctctagccaatcaatatgattgtactactacgatagaagatgcaagatcagatcacacaactacgataaaagtagtatcggtctggcttcacaattccaatgaagtctttaagtcgttaacctggttttagaagaagaaaaccaaaggttaaaggagattcgactctagcagagaaactagtatcacacggacgtgtgtggattagttttctcaatgctaaatgtctcctttatatagtcttcaaatcagggtttttccttagttacaaagcaatcaatattcatcattagatgaaaacctgattttcaagctaatatttctcaaccgttagatcgaaaatttatcTTTCCAtatacaaatgactgtacgcttctaggtttgttaaccgcacccaaacgtgtacattgttggttcaataatagtctacctaaagaggttaaccatatgagcatttcataccaaccatgttcttcttcaccataactagttcaattgacacaaatgaactagttaagagagttgttcaattgcaaggaaatcttatgtaactatacaagacacaattgaagcaaagatgatttgattcactcgaatcagttcatgaaatttaatagccacggtttgcaaatgcattccttagtcttttaagattaagttcagaaatcatctttagatatatagccttctcaagttcgcagagtaggttcgcggacttaagacaccggatagagtttacaaactccaacagaaattctcgggttcgagaactacgccggttcgcggactgggttcgcggacttggctcacgcaagtagtttgtcaactctagcagaaattctcgggtttgagaacttcggcagttcgcggactgagttcgcgtacttggcacttgcccttccggttctcttgatcaacaaagttcgaaaacttcggttcaaggaatccattggttatgtaatctaaactctcatcccaatcattgaaacattcttagaggacgttatataagtGCTACACTATTTgtcgttaaagcaattttcaaagtgattgaaacattcatgactttcgtcactaggtaaagataaacttggtcgaagcgaaaagcttaccaacacatatttcgagatataaataggcgaggtatactcggctcgaaataccaaatgtatatgatctagtctatatatatagcatacgacttttgtctcaaagagtaggagatagaataaatagactttcgagtgacagataagttcaagtctccacat
This is a stretch of genomic DNA from Papaver somniferum cultivar HN1 chromosome 1, ASM357369v1, whole genome shotgun sequence. It encodes these proteins:
- the LOC113356297 gene encoding protein FAM50A-like, whose translation is MSLDQLKTACDTFSKRIAENETVDRYREKRLQIQRRQLTAEEKLRSRPDGVASDSYAEEEEPVWEPRERKIKPHRLTRDIERLVEADLEAERKKEEYWDAMYIDSDERDDFGDDSNSDSEEELEEDSTKDDDGDDESDD